The Luteitalea sp. genome contains the following window.
TGCCGGCCTCGTTGGAGACGGCCTCGAGCACGAGGCCCGTCTGCGTGTTGGTGGCCGTCACGGTGGCGCCGGGGACAGGAGCCCCCGAGCTGTCCCTGACACTACCCACCAGTCCGCCGTAGAGGACTTGGGCGCTCGCCGAAGCCGCCACGACGCACACAACCACGAGTCCACCTAGAAGAGCGCCCATGGCGCTCCATTTCGTTGTCGGCGCCTTCACGTTAAATCTCCCCCTTCTAAACTGACGCGCGTTCCCCACCTGCAGTAAGGTGGATCGCCGTAACCGAGGTCGTTCCAGGCTGGCCCCGGTGGTGGCGACGGGGAGCGGGTGGCACAGGAGTGTTACAGCCAACGACAATAATCATAATTATGTTTGCTTGTCAATGCTTTACAATACGGGCAAAACGCCATGCCACTCGTCCGGACGCAAGAGATCGTCGACAACGCCCGCCATGCCGGCCGTGGAGTCGCGGCGTTCAACGTCATCACCCTCGAGCACGCCGAGGCCATCGTGACCGGCGCGGAGCGGGTGGGTGCCTCGGTGATCCTGCAGATCAGCCAGAACGCGGTGAAGTTCCATCATGGTCGCGTCGAGCCCATCGCGGCTGCGTCGGCGGCCGTCGCGCGGGCGGCGGGAGTCTCGGTCTCACTGCATCTGGACCATGTCGACGACGAGGCGCTGCTGCGGCGTGCGGTCGAGGCGGGATTCAGCTCGGTGATGTACGACGGCTCCACGCTCGACTACGACGCGAACGTGGCGGCAACGCGGGCGGCCGTTGACTGGGCGCATCACCATGGGCTCTGGCTGGAAGCGGAGCTCGGTGAGGTCGGCGGCAAGGGAGGAGCGCATGCTCCGGGCGTTCGAACCCAACCGGCCGAGGCGCGTCGGTTCGTTGGTGCCACCGGCGTTGATGCGTTAGCGGTGGCGGTGGGCAGCACGCATGCGATGACGAGCCGAAGCGCTCGATTGGATCATGTGCTCATCGAGGAATTGCGGAACGCGGTGCCGGTTCCGCTCGTGCTGCACGGGTCGTCTGGAGTGCCAGACGATGAGCTCGTGAGGGGCGTCGCTGCGGGCCTCGTGAAGATCAACATTGGAACCGCGCTCAACATCGCGTTCACTGGCGCCGTTCGAGAGCTCCTGGCCGCCGACGCCGACGTGGTCGACCCTCGCAAGTACACCGCGTCCGGCCGCGAAGCGATGGCGGCCACGGTGGCACGGCTCTTAAGGGTGCTAAGGTGATGGGGTGATAAGGGTGACAATGTGAACGGGGTGTTTCCGACGTACGTATTACGTAGCGCAGGCCTTTAGGCCTGCCCACTGTGGCGTTGGCAGGCCTGAAGGCCTGCGCTACGGCCACATCATTCTCACGCTCTAAAGCCCCGCCCTACCCTCTACTTCGACTGTTTGAAACCCTCGATCGAGGCGCCAGGTATGAGCTTGAGCGCATTCTTGTAATACAACTTCTCGAGCACTTCATCCGGCAGATAGAGCCCATGGACCATCCACCGGCCTTGGCGGTGATGGCTCTCCGCGATGTCGAAATACTCGTCGTCTGTTTCGAGGAAGCGCCAATACAACCGGTATGCATCCGTGCGCGGAGGCGTATCCGTGCCGAACAAGACCCGATCCTGATACTTGATCAGGAAGCGACGCGCCGTGTACGGCTGACGGCCCAGCTCGCTGAGACGTGCATCGATGTCGATGTAATAGTTGGGATACTTGTCGAGCATGGCGCCGACCACGACCAGGTTCTCCGCATACCAGCCCATGTGCGCACCGATGAATATCGTCTTCGGATGGCGTGCGACGACGCGCTCTCCCTGCTTGACGATCTCCTCGAGCGACGGATAGTCGGGATAGAAGAGCCACTCCGGTCGGGACTGCAGCTCGTCGAATCGCTCGTTGAAGCGATCCAGCGGCGTGAAGAAGGCCGCGGGGTCTCCAATGTGGACCTCGACGGGAATGCCGAGCTCGCCAGCCTTCGCCCAGAGCGGATCGAGTCGAGGATCGTCGACCGCGATCAGCTTGCCTTGGGCGTCGGTCAACTGCAGTCCGAGACCCTTGTGAATCTTCAAGCCGCGCGCGCCGGCCTTCACACCGGCTTCGAGCTCGGCAGCAGCCTGCACACCGAAGTCCGGTTCTGTGACCTTGCTCCAGTCCGGCCGGGCGTAGGTCAGAAAGCGCCCCGGGTACTGCTTGTCGAATCGCTCGATGGCCCGAACCAGATCTTCGCCAAAACCGCCGTCGAGATTGACCACCTGCGCGACGCCCGTCTGGTCCATCACCGCAATGGCCTCCGCCGGCTCCGCGTTGCGTAAGTGATTGTGATTGTCGATGGCGGGATATCGCGCTCTCGGAACGTTCGTTTCATCAGTAACGAGCATGGAGCGCGGCTCGTACTCGCGTAGGGCGATGTCCGGGGCTCCCTTCTGCTGTGCGGCACTGGAATCACTATCGTTGCGGCTGCATCCCGAGCCGGCGGCGATCGAGATCAGCGCAGCGACTGCCAGCGCGGAACGGTTCGAGCTACCCAACGCTTGTCTCACGATGTCCTCCTGCGGGCCAGCGGTTACTCGAAACCCAAAGAAAGCTTTCTACAGCCAGTGAGGATAGTAGTCAAGCGAAATCACAATCAAACATCGATGGCGAACGATGGAAAAAGAACTGCGCCAGGGGAAGACTGTCCTATGAGCAGCAAGTGGCGGCGATTCGAGGTGCTGCTCCCTCCACACTCTAGCAGAGCAGGCGACCAATGCGGACTGCCGTGATGAACGGCTCGCTGTCAGGACTTTCCAGCGATTCCTCGCAGGTCACACCGTACTTACCTCGAACCTCGAACCTTCGTCTGCCGCGGCCTCAGGCTGTCCTTCTCGGGTTTGGCCTTTAGCGGAAGCGGACGGCTTGCGCCTCTCCGCGGCTCGACGCCATTCACGGCGGGGGTCCCGTTGGACGATGTCGGGCGCAAACCTGCGTTGGCCCGGTGCACCGCAAGATTCAGCGACGCGGACGCCGGCGCGGGACGACCGTTCACCGGCCGCTGTCTTCGAACCGGGGACGGCGCCTTCGCCGTCGCGTCGAGGGGCAACCGCTTCCGGAACAACATCTCCCGCATGCGCGTACGCAGCAGGCACGAGTGCGACACGTTCAGACCGTCGAACAGCCGATCGATGTCCCGGCTCGCCAAGACGTGCCGGTCACGGGGCGCGGCCGTGTAGGAGTTATGGTGGAGGGTCCTGTCATCGACAACGATGAACTTGCTGTAGGCGGATGTCGCGTCGCGTGTCGTGGCGAAAAACGCCAGCAACGCACCCCCGGGCTTGAGGAGCCGCGCCAGCTCGCGCGCCAGCGCATCGGCCGCACGCTTGTCGAGGTGATCAAAGAGGTCCCAGCAGAGGATGCCGTCGATGCTCTCGCTCGGTCGATTGAATCGGCGGGCCAGGAACCGAGGGATGTCTTCGCCCGTTCCGCTACGCGCGAAGCGGTCGAGATCCTCGTGGATATCTTCCACGAAGATCTTGCACCCGAGCTGCTCGCCAAAGAACGCGACGTTTGACCCCACCACCGGACCGAGGTCCAACAGCACCGGCGCCTCGCGCGAGGACAGACACGCCAAGAAACGCGTCAACGCCTGCGTCTGTACTCGGGGCGCGGCGGACGAGGCCCAGGGGTCGTTGCCGTTCCGCGCAGCAATTGCGCCGCGACGCGTCCAGCCAACGAGACGATCAGTAAACGCCCTCAACTGAGAACTCGGACCAGCCACCGTGCCTCGTTTCCGTAGAAAAACGCACCCCGCCCGCCTTCACACGCTCATGGCTTCCGATTGCTCTACGCTTTGAGAGCGGCGCTGCTCGCCCCAACAGTCGCCCCGGCGACAACGGGCGCAGGCTTGACTTCGGCCGGCCGCGGGACCGCGCGCGGCCCACGCTGCATGTCGATGCTGCCGCGGAAATGCGCCCCTTCGGCAATCGCCACCTTCGGGGACGTAATGTCGCCATCGACGGAACCCTTGTCCCGGACGTCCACCCTCTCCGAGGCGGTGATGTTACCCACCACCTCGCCCAGGACAATGATCGCCTTCGCAAAGACCTCCGCCGTGATCTTCCCGTTCGCGCCAATCGTCAGGACGTGCTCTCGCAGCTCGATTTTGCCGTCGACCTGGCCCTCGATGGTGAGATCCTCGCTGCCGTTCAGCTCGCCTTTGATCACGACCGACTTCCCAATGTTCACGGTATCCCTTCCTACAGAGGCCTGCGACGCTGGTGCGGGCGGGTTCATGGTTCGCGACGGGCCCTTTGTCGGCGTGATGCCCGTCGGCGGCTGCGGTGTCTTCTCATCTCGTTTCCACATGGGCTCTCTCCAGCACGGCGATGTTTGACAGAGGCTCGCCAGATATCCAGATATAGCGGGACGGATCGACACCGGCTACGGAGTGCCGACCCGTCCCCTTCCGAACCGCCCCTGGGGGTGCGACGCCAGGCGGTCCGGACTTGTCGTCTCTGGCAGGGCCGCCTCGCCGTGGCGGCCGTCCCCGTGGCGCCCGACGAGCGCGCCCTACTAGTCCCCGGCGAGCGCGCCCTACTGGAGCGGCGTGGCGCGCGCGGCAGCGCCGGCGATCCACACGCGACCCGGAATCGAGCTGTAGCACGCGTGCTCCACGGTGATCGGCACCGTGGGGTCGAGACTCTCGACGACGACGCTCGCACGCTGGCCCGAGAGCTCCGGCCACTCGACGCCGAGGGCGAGCGTGCGCCGCGCGTGGCCCGCCACCTCCACGATCCGCTCGAGGGTCGTGCCATCGTCCGTGATGAGGCGGACGCGCACCTGGCCAGCCGTGGCCGAGGCGTTCGCGATGAGCACGAAGCTTTCCGAGGGAAGCGCCGGGTCGTCGGCTTCCGTGCGGCCATCGGTGCCGACGCGCGCTTCGGCAATGGCCCAGGAAGCGCCGGCGGCCGTGGACCCGAGCGTGGCACTGGCTTCGGTCCAGTGTCCCGCGGTTGGCCCTGGCCACCACATGGCCCGCTCGGCCACGATGGCCGGCAGCACCGCCCCCACCGTCGAGGTGACGGCACCGCCAAAGGTGACCCCGTCTACCGAGCTCTCAACGATCACTTCTCCTTCGAACCCAGCCGGTTCACCGACATGGAGCGTCACCACTTCACCTTCGGGAACGAGGGTGGACATGTCCAACGTCAGAATGTTGCTCTGCGCCGAGAACAGTTGCACGCCCTGCCCCTCCGGCGCGTTGATCGCCAGCACGGGTGAATTGCCGGAAACCGTTTGCCAGGTGCTGTCAGGCGTCCACGCCTGAGCATTGCCCGAGATGGTGATTGGTGTATCGCCGCCGCAGTCCAATGCCGACTGCGGCGGACACAGCCCGGTTGCGGTGATCTGCGCGAGCAGGCCCACCCATCCCGGCCCGCTCGAGACGTGGATGACGAGCTCATTGGCGCCCGTCTGCCAGCCGGACGTCAACAAGAGGGATGCCTGATTGCCTTGGGCGAACCCTCCATAGAAATAGGGATCGTCCGGATTCTGGGGGATCGTGCCGGGCGGCAGCACGGTGCTCTGCGGCGCACCGTTGATGTAGACCTCCTGGACGGAGTTGTCGGTATAGAAATCGATGCCGATCCCAAACGTCGCAGGATCCACCGAAGGATCCAGCTCGAACTGATAGCGGAAGTAGTGATCGACGTTCGCCGCCCCCTGACGGCCGTCGGGATAGAAGTCGATCCAGTCGGCATTCCCAAATGGGCTCGGCGTCCAGGCCCCGACCGCCTGACCGACCACCCACGCCGGGATCCACGTCTCGACGCTCGCCGGTCCCCCGTCGAAGGTCCCCTGTCCCACCTCCCAGTTGGCGTCGGTCTGCCCGACCGGCAGCCTGCCGCCTGCCCCGTCGTACGCCGTGTTGAACAGCGACGAGTCACTGTCACAGGTGATGACTGGCTGGGCGAGCGCCGGAGGCGCCGCGAACAGGGCGCTCAGCGCGATCAATACAACAGGGATACCGGTCGACTTGGGAATCAATGGGTGACGCAGGGCCATGCCTCGTTGAACCTGGCGTGTGTGGGAGGGCACCACGGCCCTCTGGCGTGCGAGAATGCCAGCCGCGGATAGACCACGAACCATGCCAGACTCCAGCATTGACTCTCAATCTGTTTGATATGAGTGTCTAAAGGGCATGTCACACGAAAGACATCACGATGGTCTGAGACAAGGACCGTATCGGTGCTGTTGCAGGGCAGGTGTCCGCTGAGACACTACTGAGACACTCGGTCGGACGCCGGTGCCAACACCGCAATGGGCGTCTAACGGCCTGCGCTATGGCTATCAACTCAAGTGGGCGCCGGGGCTCAGAGAAGGACGCCTGTCAGTTTAGCGGGCGAGCTGTTGGACGCGCTGATGCGAGAGAGCGAGTAGCCTTCCAGCGTCGCGCCGGCTCAGGTGCAATCGCTCGGTGAGGAGCTTAACCGCCTGACGTGCAACCTGCGCGGAGGACGCCTGCTGCTCGGCGGCCCGTTTTCGCGCCACCCGAGCCTGCCGCACGACCCGCCGCGCCACCGCTGGCAGGCGCACGTCGGGCTTGAACGCAATCGTATCCACGTCATCACGAAACAGTTCCAACGCCTCACGGATGCGCCGTTCGGCCTCCTCGAGCGTGCGGCCGTAGCTATGGCACCCCTTCACGCGCGGGAGAGTGGCGATCCAGTGCCCCGATTCGTCCAACGCAAAGCGCACCGTCAACGTCTTCATGGCAACCAGTCCTTCCCCAAGCAGGGCGCCAGGTCACGCACGATCTGGCGCAACGTTCCAGGAGGCAGTGTCTCTCCGGCATGGACCGCCACCGTCGTCACGCACGGTCCACACGCAACACGCAGATGCGAGCCCTTCTGCCGGACCTTCCGGCACCCGAGGCTCACCAGGTGCCGCACGAGGTCCGTGCCGGTCCATGCCTTCATGATATAGAGGCTTGGGCGGATCTGTCTAGTGATATAGACACATTGGCGAAGGGCCGCCATCATCGGCAGGCCGTCGTCGTACACGACGTGAGACATGGTTGTCGCCTCAGTGGTGCGAGGACCATGCCGTCACCGTCGCCGTCACGATCTGGCGAAATCTAGCGGAGATCCTTCGCGGGCACTCATGAGGCCGTCCGAAAGATGGCGAATTGCGCAATAGGACTGCGCTGAAGGATGGCAGAATTTTCAACCCTTTGAGGCGCCGAAAGCTTGACTCCCCGAGTCAAGTTTCGGTGCGTCAAGTGAGCGTCGCCCCTCGACTCGCTGTCGCTCGCTCGGCCCGCAAGAACTGGCTGCGCGGCCAGTTGGAAGCTGGGTACGCGAGCCGTGCGAGATCCGTGGTGGAGCCGGGAGATTGCGCGGCGCCGCTACGCCGCCTCGTGATTCGGAACGGGCCGCATTTCCAAGCGCATGTGGAGCGCCCTCGCGATCCGCCGAAGCACGTCCCCGGAATGGCCGTTGTCGTCCGCGTCTTCGAGGCGAGCAACGGTGGGCTGGCTGACGACGGGGCCTTCGTTCAGATTGGGAGATAGAACACCTGGTTCACACATTCTGCAGTCGTGGAGCACTCAATCAGCGTGGCAAGCTCCGAAATGGCGAGCCCGACGCCGAGATTCCCGGGAACTAGGACGACCCCAGGCATCGGCTGGTCCGCCCGAACACGGTCGTACGCGTGCCTCGGAACGGTATTGACATCGTGTGTGACCAGAATGCGCCCATGCTCGGCCGCCCACTCGAGCACGGTTTCGTCCGCCGCGCCACGGAGGGTGGCGTTCTGAGCAACGATGTAGTCCAGCGCCGGAAGACGAAGCCGCAGACCACGTAGGATCTGGTGGTTCAGGTTCTCATCAATCAGGAGCGGAAGCATCGACACGCGAGCGCGGAAGTGCTACAGCGACGCCTGTCGGGCCCGGCGAGCGCGCACACGCTCACGAAGTCCGGTGACATCCTGATGAGATTCGATTTCGCGACGAATCACTGACGCACGCTCGCAGCGCGCCGTCAGGTACGCCTCGACCTCGACCGTGTGCTCGAGATAGTAGGCCACCGCGCCATAGATATCGCGCAGCGACAAAGAGGGCAAGCTGTCGTTGATCTGCTCTGCCGTGGCCCCTTGTCGAAAGAGCTCGACGAGCGTGTCGAGCGTGACGCGGCTTCCGCGCACGCGCACGCTTCCGTCGGGCTCCTGAACGAGCGGTGTCGTTTGCGTGAGCGGCAGCCTCATCACCTCTCACATTATACCTACACGCTGGCGGGCCGGGCCGGTCCGGCTCTTTCTTCGAGCCGCACAGATTCTCGTCAGAGAACGGCTGAGGGGTTGGGAGCGCTCGTGTTGATTGGTTCATAGCCGACGAGCAGGTGGGACAGATCGACACGGGCTACGGCGTGCCGACCTGTCCCTTCCGAAGCGTCCTGGGGGTGCGACGCCAGGCGGTCCGGACCTTGGTGGGCGGGACGGCGTCCCGCCCGGTGCGTTACGGCAGCGGTGTGGCGCGGGCGGCGGCGCCCGCCATCCACACGCGGCCGGGAGTCGAGCTGTAGCAGGCGTGCTCGACGGTGATCGGCACCGCCGGGTCGAGACTCTCGACCACCACGCTCGCGCGTTGGCCCGCCAGCTCCGGCCACTCGACGCCGAGGGCGAGTGTCCGCCGCGCATGCGCCGCGATGTCGAGGGTCCGCTCGACCGTGGTGCCGCTGTCGGTGATGAGCCGCACGCGGACCTCGCCGGCCGTGGCTGACGTATTCGAGAGCAGCACGAAGCTTTCCGCCGGGAGCGGCTGCGCGCTGTCTTCCGTGCGGCCGTCGGTGCCGACCCGCGCTTCGGCAATGGCCCAGGCCGCGCCGGGCGCGGTGGCGCCGAGCGTGGCGCTGGCTTCGGTCCACTGCCCGGCGGTCGGGCCCGGCCACCACATGGCCCGCTCGGCCACGATGGGGGCACTGGCGGTCACCGACGCCGCGAAGGCCGTCTCGGCGAGCGCCGGATCTTCGGCATCCACGTACACCGTGAGCCGCTGCTGCGCGGGCACGACGTAGGTCTTGGCGAGGACCTCGCCGCTGGGGAGCTGATACTGCACCTCGACGGTGACCGGCGCCGGTTCCGGGTTGCCGAAGAGCAGGAAGGCATCGAAGAACGCGCCGGTCGCCCCCTCGGCGAAATGCCAGGTGGGCGACGGTGCCGCCACGCCGGCGGCGGCGTGCCCGGCGAGGCCGAAGGTGTCGTGCGGACTGAAATACATCGCCCGCTCGGCGACGATTGGCGCGTCGGCGGTGATGCTGGCGGCCACGAGCGCCTCCTCGAGCCCCGGTTCCGCATCGACCCAGATGGTGCGGCGGCTCTGCGCCGGCACCACGTAGCTCCGCGTGACCGGGGTGTCCCCCTGCCGCAGATACTGGATCGTCGCCGTGACATCGCGGTCCTCCGGGTTCTGCAGCAAGTAATAGAGATCGAAGAGGCCGGCCGTGGCGCCTTCGGCGAAATGCCACGTGGGGGAGGGCGCGGCGACGGCGGTCTCGAGCGAGCTCCCGTAGTTCGGCACCACGACGCCCTCGGCCATGGTGTCGTGGACGTATTGGGCCGCGGGCCAGGTCATGAGCCGGTCGGCCGCGACCGCGCGGTCGCTCTCCACCAAGGTGGCGGCGGCGATGTTCCAGCCGGCCAAGGCGGCGTTGAGCGGGACGGTGGTGCGTGCGCCCGGCCCCAGCGTGAGGGCGCGGGTGAGATGCGCGCCCGTCTCGGTGACGAACGACAGCACGACCTCCGTCGCCTCGTCGGTCGGATTGACGAGGCCGAGGTCGGTCTGGAAGAAGCCGACAGCGCCTTCGGCGAAATGGCCGCGGAAGAAGCCGCGCGGATGTGTGCCGCGCAGGAACTCGTCGAGGTTGGAGACGCCGTCGCCATCGGGGTCGGCCGCGGCATCGGCGTCCGCGCCCTCGAGGCCGTAGCGGGTGCGCCAGGCGGTGGGCACGCCGGTGCCTTCGGGATCGAGCGCCGGGTCAGGCGGGAGCAGCGTGGTCTCTTTCACCTGGTTGTTGGTGACGGCCGGGTCCGGCACGATGCCGGTGGCCGAGACGATGTGGGTGAGGGCACCGGTCCGGAGCGTTTCGAGCGTCACGGTGACCTCGGCGGTTTCTTCGACGGCCAGCGCATTGAGCGTGCATGCGAGTACCGCCTGATTGGGGCTGGCGTGGCAGGTGCCCTGCGGACTCGTCGCCGAGACCAACGTGGCGCCAGCGGGGAGCACGTCGGAGAGCCGGATGGCCGGCGTCGTCTCCGCGCCGAGATTGCGCACGCCCACCGTGTACGTGACGTGGCGCGCGAGATCGACCGTGGTGACGGCGCTCGTTTGCGTGATCGCGATATCGGCCGGCGCCGCAGCCTGCTCGGCCGCGCGGGCCTCGGCGACGCGCCCACAGCAGTCATCGAGGGTGATGACGTTGTTCCCCGGATCGATATCCGGCGGATAGGTGACGTGCGCCGCGACGGTCACCGCATCCGGCGTCTCCCCCTGCGACCAGAGGGCGAACCGGATGGACTCGCCAGGCTCGATCGCGAGATCGAAGCGCGTGCAGGCGGCGGTGTTGGTCTCGGCTTCGACCTCACAGGCCCAGCCGGGCTCCGCCATGGTGAAGGTGATGCCCTCGGGGAGCGGGATCGTCACCGTGATGGGCCCGTCGGTGACCTGCGGGCCGTTGTTGCGAATGGTGACGTAGAAGTCGAAGGTGTCGTGGTCTGGGTTGTAGCCCCACCAGATCTCGGTGGCCTCGACGTCGGTGCCGCAGCCGTCGAGTGTGGCGGTGGCGGCGTTGTTGTCCGGATTGACGTCCGCCGGTTCGACACCGCCGACCGCGGCTTCAGCCGAGAAGCTCCCCGGCTCGAGGACCATGGCGACCACGCGCAACGTGGCCACGTGCGCCTGCTCGAGGCGGCTACGCTCAGCGGCCCCGGCCGCCAGAACGCCGATCTGCCAGGTGCCGGCCTCCGGATCGTAGGCGCCGACCGACGGCGAGGCGGCGACGAACGCGAGGCCCTCGGGCAGCACATAGTTCACCACCAGGTTCGTGGCATCCGACGGCCCGAGGTTCTGCGCCGACACGACGAACTCGACCTCATCGTCCGGCACCGCGCAGGAGCCGGTCTCGACATCGACTGTCTGCGTGATCGCGATGTCGAGCTCCATGAGCGGCGGCGGCCCACCGATGATCGACGCGCACTCGGGCACGAAGGCGGGATCCTCCGGATCGGTCACCGCTGGATCGGGGCAGTTCGGGGGGCCGACGATGGCGTTGAGGAGGACGCCGTCGGCCGTGGTGCTCGGCGGATTGACGGTCACCGAGTAGGTCACCACCGCCGACTCGCCCACCAGGAGGTCGCCGGTCCAGGTCAGCGCCGGCGCGGCGAACGTTGCCTGGCCGGCCGTCGCGCTCAGATCGTCGTTGAACGTAGCCTCGTCGAGCACACCTGACAGGTCGTCGCTCACGCTCAGCGCGGCGCCGTCACTGACGAAGTCAGCGCCGCCCGTGTTGGTGATGGTGACCGTATACGTCACCACATCACCCGATCCCACCGGTCCGGTGGCATCCGATGTCTTCTGCGCCTCCCACGCGCCCACCTCGTTGACGCTGACGCAATCGGGGTTGAAGGCCGGATCATTCGGGTCAGTGATCGCGGGGGCGGGACAGTTCGGCGCGCCGGTCACGGCGTTGGCAAGCACGCCGTCCGCCAGCTCCTCGTTGGCGCGCACCGTGACTGAATAGGTCACGGTCGCCGTCGCGCCGACGGCCAAGTTGCCCGTCCAGGTCACCGTCGGCTCACTGAAGGTAGCTTCCCCGACGTCGGCGTCGTCGTTGAAGAGCGCATCGTCGAGCACGGCCGTCAGGTCGTCGCTGAAGGAGATATCTGTCAGATCGACGGCGCCGGTGTTCTCGACTGCGATCGTGTAGGAGACCACGGTCTCCGCCACCACGGTGCCTTCCGGACTCGAGGTCTTGGTCGTCGTCCATGCCTCGATCTGGCTCACCGTCTCACAGGTTGCGTCCGGGTCGTCACAGCCCGGCCCCGTGACCGCGTTCTCCAGTATGCCGTCGCCCAGCGCGTCCGCGCCGTTCACGGTCACCGAATACGTGATGGTCACCGCTCCGCCGTTCGCAGCCAGCGGGCCGCCCCAGGAGAGCTGCTGGGTGTCGGGGTCGAAGACCACCGTGCCGGAGGTGGCACTGGCGTCATCGTTGAAGATGGCATCGTCCAACACACCGGATAGGTCGTCGGACACGACGGCATTGAACGCCTCGGCCGGCCCGGTGTTGGTGATGGTGAGCTCGTAGCTGACCACGTCGCCGGCCTGGACCGTGTCCCCACCATCGGAGGTCTTTGCGACGCTGAGCTGCGGTTGGGGCACCTGCGTGACGCAGGCCGGATCCGTTGCAGGCGAGGTCGCGCAATTGGAGCCGGGACCTTCGCCGAGGACGCCGTTGGCGATGATGGCGTCACCCGCGGGTGGGTCATTGATGGTCACCGAGTAGGTGATGGTGGCAGTGTCACCGGGGTCGAGAGACCCCGACCAGGTGATGGCGTCATCTGTGAACTCTGCATCTCCCACGCTGGCGTCGACGTCGTCGTTGTAGGTGGCATCGCCGTCGAGGGCACCGGAGAGATCGTCGGTGAACGAGAGGTTGGTCAGCGGCACCGAGCCCACGTTGGACACCGTCACGGTGTAGGTGAACGAGTCACCAGGCTCGAGCTCCGTGGCGTCGTCATTCGTCACGGTCTTCTCGTATTGGACCCGTCCTGCCAGCACCGGGTAGTCCTCGACCTCGCCGCCGGAGGCGGCCTCGGTCGGGAGCGGGTCCGTCACCTCGCCGGAGAAGATGCGGAACCGGGCGAATGCGTCAGTGCTCGTGGTGCCTGCCGGGAACATCAGATCGACGGCCGTGGTGCCCGAGCCGGCAGGGATCGACTCAACCGCACGCTCGCCGGGATCGAAGGCGCCGCTCCCGTCGAGATCGATCCAGCCGGCCAGTGTGGCCACTGTGTCGCTGGTGTTCGTGACCGTGACCGCCACCGTGGTCGGCTCGCCGGCAATCACCTGAATCGGGTCGGTCACGCCGTCGTCCGTGTCCGAGTCGGCGCCAGGCGAGGGTTGGCCCTCGGCCTCGTGATCGACCGTGGTCCCGAGCATCAACGGTGCAGTGTTATCCCCGGAATTCCAGCCGGCGAGACCATGGCGGGCGCCATCGGATGCGAGCAGCGTGGCGTACGACGCGTCGGGAGCGTCGCCAAAGTCGATTGGGACGGGGGCGTTGAAGCAGCGGGCGCCATCGTTGCCGGCTGCCGTTGGGCCGTCCGAGAAGAATGTTCCCGTGACGTTCTGGACATCGACGCGCGAGATGATTCCCGTGACGTTGCTCGAGGGATACAGAAATCCATCGGCATCGGCAAAGAAGGCCCCGAATAGGTTGTCCGAGAGGGCCCCCAGCGTACCACGGTTCTCCCACGTATGGTCGGTCCGATTGAAGCTGTAGAGCACCGACTCGGTGTCACCGTTCATTACGCGGTAAAGGAAGTCCCCGCCTCCGGGGACAAACACCCAGTCGCATCCACAGGTGAAGTTCTCGATACCTGCCCCACTGACCGGACCAGTGTCGATGACGTGATTGAAGGTCGGG
Protein-coding sequences here:
- a CDS encoding addiction module toxin, HicA family; its protein translation is MKAWTGTDLVRHLVSLGCRKVRQKGSHLRVACGPCVTTVAVHAGETLPPGTLRQIVRDLAPCLGKDWLP
- a CDS encoding methyltransferase domain-containing protein, coding for MAGPSSQLRAFTDRLVGWTRRGAIAARNGNDPWASSAAPRVQTQALTRFLACLSSREAPVLLDLGPVVGSNVAFFGEQLGCKIFVEDIHEDLDRFARSGTGEDIPRFLARRFNRPSESIDGILCWDLFDHLDKRAADALARELARLLKPGGALLAFFATTRDATSAYSKFIVVDDRTLHHNSYTAAPRDRHVLASRDIDRLFDGLNVSHSCLLRTRMREMLFRKRLPLDATAKAPSPVRRQRPVNGRPAPASASLNLAVHRANAGLRPTSSNGTPAVNGVEPRRGASRPLPLKAKPEKDSLRPRQTKVRGSR
- a CDS encoding ketose-bisphosphate aldolase gives rise to the protein MPLVRTQEIVDNARHAGRGVAAFNVITLEHAEAIVTGAERVGASVILQISQNAVKFHHGRVEPIAAASAAVARAAGVSVSLHLDHVDDEALLRRAVEAGFSSVMYDGSTLDYDANVAATRAAVDWAHHHGLWLEAELGEVGGKGGAHAPGVRTQPAEARRFVGATGVDALAVAVGSTHAMTSRSARLDHVLIEELRNAVPVPLVLHGSSGVPDDELVRGVAAGLVKINIGTALNIAFTGAVRELLAADADVVDPRKYTASGREAMAATVARLLRVLR
- a CDS encoding amidohydrolase family protein, which gives rise to MRQALGSSNRSALAVAALISIAAGSGCSRNDSDSSAAQQKGAPDIALREYEPRSMLVTDETNVPRARYPAIDNHNHLRNAEPAEAIAVMDQTGVAQVVNLDGGFGEDLVRAIERFDKQYPGRFLTYARPDWSKVTEPDFGVQAAAELEAGVKAGARGLKIHKGLGLQLTDAQGKLIAVDDPRLDPLWAKAGELGIPVEVHIGDPAAFFTPLDRFNERFDELQSRPEWLFYPDYPSLEEIVKQGERVVARHPKTIFIGAHMGWYAENLVVVGAMLDKYPNYYIDIDARLSELGRQPYTARRFLIKYQDRVLFGTDTPPRTDAYRLYWRFLETDDEYFDIAESHHRQGRWMVHGLYLPDEVLEKLYYKNALKLIPGASIEGFKQSK
- a CDS encoding polymer-forming cytoskeletal protein, whose translation is MWKRDEKTPQPPTGITPTKGPSRTMNPPAPASQASVGRDTVNIGKSVVIKGELNGSEDLTIEGQVDGKIELREHVLTIGANGKITAEVFAKAIIVLGEVVGNITASERVDVRDKGSVDGDITSPKVAIAEGAHFRGSIDMQRGPRAVPRPAEVKPAPVVAGATVGASSAALKA
- a CDS encoding DUF433 domain-containing protein, which gives rise to MRLPLTQTTPLVQEPDGSVRVRGSRVTLDTLVELFRQGATAEQINDSLPSLSLRDIYGAVAYYLEHTVEVEAYLTARCERASVIRREIESHQDVTGLRERVRARRARQASL